One region of Solea senegalensis isolate Sse05_10M linkage group LG14, IFAPA_SoseM_1, whole genome shotgun sequence genomic DNA includes:
- the LOC122780627 gene encoding probable tubulin polyglutamylase TTLL9, with protein sequence MSSLSKKIKTIQDNNQQAQKTIKKDSVTHVPKTKSGTTSRKNHVRKPKEEREGRICVRYKCGLIKTMQFVLGQRPGWVEVADENGEWDFSWCDLSWFRDNYFSYMEEHVRINHFRKCYELTRKNLMVKNLKRYKKNLERDVGQEELRCDFFPCTFELPSEYHIFVEEFKKCPGNTWIMKPVAKSQGRGIFLFRKLKDIMDWKRDSTRTEELRDGPQVESYVVQRYIENPYLINSRKFDLRVYVLVTSFNPLKAWLYRDGFARFSTTRFTLSIIDDKYMHLTNVAIQKTAPDYDPDKGGKWLIQQLRRYLTAKHGQETVETLFAEMDNIFIRSLQSVQNVIINDKHCFELYGYDILLDQNLKPWLLEVNASPSYSASSREDFELKCRLLDDTLNVVDMEGVLTGKEKRVGGYDLMWNDGPVYREDVNLEAIEGSCLTANTHLGCVNDRDKQLRQRLKTFPGQKKTQL encoded by the coding sequence ATGTCCAGCCTGTCCAAAAAGATTAAAACCATCCAGGACAACAACCAGCAGGCCCAAAAGACCATTAAGAAGGATTCCGTCACCCATGTCCCAAAGACCAAGTCCGGCACCACCAGCCGAAAGAACCATGTCAGAAAACCGAAGGAGGAGCGGGAAGGCAGGATCTGTGTACGTTACAAATGTGGCCTGATCAAGACCATGCAGTTTGTCCTGGGCCAAAGACCAGGCTGGGTTGAGGTTGCAGATGAAAATGGAGAGTGGGATTTCAGCTGGTGTGATCTGAGCTGGTTCAGGGACAACTATTTCTCCTACATGGAGGAGCACGTGAGGATAAACCACTTTCGCAAGTGTTACGAACTGACGCGTAAAAACCTCATGGTGAAGAATCTcaaaaggtacaaaaaaaacctggagaGAGACGTTGGCCAGGAGGAGCTCAGATGTGACTTTTTCCCGTGCACCTTCGAGCTGCCCAGTGAGTATCACATCTTTGTCGAGGAGTTTAAAAAATGTCCCGGCAACACCTGGATCATGAAGCCCGTGGCGAAATCCCAAGGGAGGGGCATTTTCCTGTTCAGGAAACTCAAGGACATCATGGACTGGAAGAGGGACAGCACCCGCACAGAGGAGCTGAGGGATGGACCTCAGGTGGAGAGCTATGTGGTCCAACGCTACATCGAGAACCCTTACCTGATTAACAGCAGGAAGTTTGATCTGAGGGTCTACGTTCTGGTCACATCATTTAATCCCCTCAAGGCCTGGCTGTATCGAGACGGCTTCGCCCGCTTCTCCACCACTCGCTTCACTCTCAGCATCATTGACGACAAGTACATGCATCTCACCAACGTGGCTATACAAAAAACCGCGCCAGACTACGATCCCGACAAGGGAGGCAAATGGTTGATCCAGCAGCTCCGCAGATACCTGACGGCAAAACACGGCCAAGAGACGGTGGAGACCCTGTTTGCTGAGATGGACAACATCTTCATCCGAAGTCTCCAGAGCGTACAAAACGTCATCATCAACGACAAGCACTGCTTTGAGCTCTACGGGTACGACATTCTCCTGGATCAGAACCTCAAACCGTGGTTACTCGAGGTCAACGCCTCGCCGTCGTACTCGGCCAGCAGCCGGGAGGATTTCGAGCTCAAGTGCCGACTCCTGGACGACACTTTGAACGTTGTGGATATGGAGGGAGTGCTGACGGGCAAGGAGAAGAGGGTGGGCGGCTATGACCTCATGTGGAACGATGGGCCCGTTTACAGAGAAGACGTCAACCTAGAGGCAATTGAGGGTTCTTGTTTGACCGCCAACACACACCTCGGGTGTGTGAACGACAGAGACAAGCAGCTCCGACAGCGACTAAAAACTTTTCCAGGCCAGAAGAAGACACAACTATAG
- the LOC122780930 gene encoding nardilysin-like, translating to MPQTNKSMSSGCAPGQASAPDQGEPPPPAPSAPAASEDVKAQAAADAGAAGAAAADVDGGGDAGIIKSPSDPKKYRFIELSNGLRALLISDFSGAGTKDDIENGEDMEAGEDRAGAEAEPEEDEDERDSGEGSEEDEEDEEESEQDSDFEELDEENAAKKQKGSSEKQAAAALCISVGSFSDPDDLPGLAHFLEHMVFMGSEKYPAENGFDAFLKKHGGSDNASTDCERTIFQFDVQRKYFREALDRWAQFFICPLMIEDAIDREVEAVDSEYQLARPSDSHRKEMLFGSLAKPGHPMSKFCWGNAQTLKHEPREKQINTYQRLRDFWRRYYSAHYMTLAVQSKETLDTLEQWVREIFINVPNNGEPRPDFSNLQQPFDTPDFTKLYRVIPVRKVHALTISWAVPPQGKHYRVKPLHYISWLIGHEGSGSILSLLRKKCWALALFGGNSETGFDQNTTYSIFSISITLTDQGYQNFYQVVDFVFQYLKMLQTLGPQQRVYEEIQKIEANEFHYQEQTDPIEFVENICENMQLFPKEDFLTGDQLMFEYNTQVISAALSLLTPDRANLLLLSPENEGCCPLREKWFGTCYSMEDVPDVWTQRWAGDFQLNPDLHLPAENKFIATDFTLKTSDCPDTEFPVRIVNSERGCLWYKKDNKFKIPKAYIRFNLISPVIQKSPENLVLFDLFVNVLAHNLAEPAYEADVAQLEYKLVAGEHGLVIRLKGFNHKLPLLLRLIVDHLADFSTEPDVFAMFSEQLKKTYFNILIKPERLGKDIRLLILEHCRWSVIQKYQAVTKGLTVNDLMTFVAGMKAELYTEGLVQGNFTSSESKEFLQYFVQKLQYRPLSTEVPVSFRVVELPQKSHLCKVKSLNKGDANSEVTVYYQSGLKNLRQHALMELMVMHMEEPCFDFLRTKETLGYQVYPTCRNTSGVLGFSVTVETQATKFSSEFVEAKIEEFLVSFGQRLSSLSEDAFKTQVTALVKLKECEDAHLGEEVDRHWFEVVTQQYVFDRLSREIEALKVFTQDELVSWFLQHRTTSCRKLSVHVVGFGVEENDPPDQSATCSSDSDAALVPAPSAYGEVSELTFLSASTPSLRDAVLITDIRAFTSSVLLHPYHKVLS from the exons ATGCCTCAGACCAACAAGTCGATGAGCAGTGGCTGTGCACCAGGACAGGCATCTGCTCCAGACCAGGgagaaccaccaccaccagcaccatcagcaCCGGCAGCGTCAGAGGATGTGAAGGCCCAGGCTGCTGCCgatgctggtgctgctggtgctgctgctgctgacgttgatggaggaggagacgcAGGGATCATCAAATCACCCAGTGACCCAAAGAAATACAG gttCATCGAGCTGAGTAATGGTCTCCGCGCTCTCCTCATCTCTGACTTCAGTGGCGCCGGTACGAAGGACGACATTGAAAATGGAGAGGACATGGAGGCAGGGGAGGACAGGGCCGGGGCGGAAGCAGAgcctgaagaagatgaagacgaGAGAGATTCTGGTGAGGGTtcagaggaggacgaggaagacGAAGAAGAGTCAGAGCAGGACAGCGACTTTGAGGAGCTGGATGAGGAGAATGCAGCGAAGAAGCAGAAAGGGAGCTCTGAGAAGCAG GCGGCGGCTGCTCTGTGCATCAGTGTGGGCAGCTTCAGTGACCCGGACGACCTGCCGGGCCTCGCCCACTTCCTGGAACACA TGGTGTTTATGGGAAGTGAGAAATACCCGGCAGAGAACGGTTTTGACGCTTTCCTGAAGAAACACGGTGGCAGTGACAACGCCTCCACCGACTGCGAGAGAACCATCTTTCAGTTCGACGTGCAGAGGAAGTATTTCAGAGAGGCTCTCGACAG gtgggCTCAGTTCTTCATCTGTCCTCTGATGATAGAGGACGCCATCGACAGAGAGGTGGAGGCTGTGGACAGTG AGTATCAGCTGGCCAGACCATCTGACTCTCACCGTAAGGAGATGCTGTTTGGGAGTCTGGCTAAACCTGGGCACCCTATGAGCAAATTCTGCTGGG gTAACGCTCAGACATTAAAACACGAGCCCAGAGAGAAGCAGATCAACACGTACCAGCGGCTCAGAGACTTTTGGAGGAGATATTATTCTGCTCATTACATGACGCTTGCTGTTCAGTccaaag AGACACTGGACACTCTGGAGCAGTGGGTGAGAGAGATCTTCATCAACGTTCCTAACAA tggtGAACCTCGACCTGACTTCTCTAACCTGCAGCAGCCATTTGACACGCCAGATTTCACCAAACTCTACAGAG tgatCCCTGTGAGGAAGGTTCATGCTCTGACCATCAGCTGGGCCGTGCCTCCTCAGGGGAAACACTACAG aGTGAAGCCTCTTCATTACATCTCCTGGCTGATTGGACATGAAGGAAGTGGCAGCATCCTGTCTCTTCTCAGGAAGAA gtgctgGGCTCTGGCTCTGTTTGGAGGAAACAGTGAGACAGGCTTTGACCAAAACACCACCTACTCCAttttctccatctccatcaCCCTGACTGATCAGGGCTACCAGAACTTCTAccag gtggttgattttgtgtttcaaTATCTGAAGATGCTCCAGACTCTGGGTCCccagcagag AGTTTATGAGGAAATTCAGAAGATCGAAGCCAACGAGTTCCATTATCAGGAGCAg acaGATCCCATCGAGTTTGTGGAGAACATCTGTGAGAACATGCAGCTGTTTCCTAAAGAAGACTTCCTGACCGGTGACCAGCTCATGTTTGAGTACAACACACAG gtgaTCAGTGCAGCTCTGTCCCTGTTGACTCCAGACAGAGCAAACCTGTTGCTTCTGTCTCCAGAGAATGAAGGATGCTGTCCTCTCAGAGAGAAATGGTTCGGTACCTGTTACAGCATGGAAG ATGTCCCAGATGTGTGGACCCAGCGCTGGGCAGGAGACTTCCAACTCAACCCTGACCTCCACCTCCCCGCTGAGAACAAGTTCATCG CAACTGATTTCACCCTGAAAACGTCCGACTGTCCAGACACAGAGTTTCCTGTCAGGATCGTCAACAGTGAGCGAGGCTGTCTGTGGTACAAGAAGGACAACAAGTTCAAAATCCCCAAAG CGTATATTCGGTTCAACTTGATCTCCCCGGTGATTCAGAAGAGTCCTGAGAa TCTGGTTCTCTTTGACCTCTTTGTGAACGTCCTGGCTCATAACCTGGCAGAGCCGGCGTACGAGGCTGACGTCGCTCAGCTGGAGTACAAGCTGGTGGCTGGAGAGCACGGCCTGGTGATCCGACTCAAGGGCTTCAACCACAAACTGCCG ctgctgttgaGGTTGATCGTGGATCACCTGGCAGACTTCAGCACCGAGCCCGACGTCTTCGCCATGTTCTCAGAGCAGCTGAAAAAAACCTACTTCAACATCCTCATCAAACCGGAGCGTCTCGGCAA ggATATTCGTCTGCTGATCCTGGAACACTGTCGCTGGTCTGTCATTCAGAAGTATCAGGCTGTCACGAAGGGTCTGACCGTCAACGACCTCATGACCTTTGTCGCTGGGATGAAGGCGGAGCTATACACTGAGGGGCTGGTGCAGGGAAACTTCACCAGCTCG GAGTCCAAGGAGTTTCTGCAGTACTTTGTCCA GAAGCTGCAGTACCGGCCTCTGTCCACAGAGGTCCCCGTCTCCTTTCGGGTGGTGGAGCTGCCTCAGAAAAGTCACCTCTGTAAAGTCAAGTCTCTCAACAAGGGAGATGCCAACTCTGAAGTGACCGTCTACTACCAG TCGGGGCTGAAGAACCTCAGACAACACGCGCTGATGGAGCTGATGGTG atgCACATGGAGGAGCCCTGCTTTGACTTCCTCAGGACAAAGGAGACTCTGGG GTACCAGGTGTATCCAACCTGCAGGAACACCTCAGGAGTGCTGGGCTTCTCCGTCACCGTGGAAACACAAGCAACCAAGTTCAG CTCAGAGTTCGTGGAGGCAAAGATTGAGGAGTTCCTGGTCAGTTTCGGGCAGCGTCTGTCCTCTCTGAGCGAGGACGCCTTTAAGACACAGGTGACGGCTCTGGTCAAACTGAAGGAGTGTGAGGACGCTCACCTGGGAGAGGAAGTGGATCGTCACTGGTTTGAGGTGGTGACACAGCAGTACGTGTTTGACCGACTCAGCAGAGAG aTCGAGGCTCTGAAGGTCTTCACTCAGGACGAGCTGGTCTCCTGGTTCCTGCAGCACAGAACCACGAGCTGCAGGAAGCTCAGCGTTCAC GTGGTCGGTTTCGGGGTGGAGGAGAACGACCCGCCGGATCAGAGCGCCACCTGTAGCTCAGACTCGGACGCCGCCCTCGTCCCCGCCCCCTCGGCGTACGGTGAAGTCAGCGAGTTGACCTTCCTGTCTGCCTCCACGCCGTCGCTCCGGGACGCAGTGCTCATCACTGACATCAGAGCGTTCACCTCCTCCGTCCTCCTTCACCCCTACCACAAAGTCCTCAGCTAg